A genomic region of Cydia splendana chromosome 17, ilCydSple1.2, whole genome shotgun sequence contains the following coding sequences:
- the LOC134798698 gene encoding synaptic vesicle glycoprotein 2B, producing the protein MVETDPGPKPHDCDVKRNHQLNGPGSKTAELAVVPSLKTPVKGDPEKGPVSEKADFEKAIELAGYGRFHYLLLAVCGLVSTSEEMDVISMSFILPSAQCDLDLTTQTKGWLNSIIFIGMMAGAYAWGSVADSLGRKRVLIAISVINALAIVASSFSQNYELFMLFRFINGAALGGSGPVIWSYFAEFQPKNKRGAMLSFMAAFWTLGNLFVAGLAWVIIPSGIGGETNGFVYNSWRIFLLVMSLPSFVVAALLFLLPESPKFLISTGRHEDALEVFRGIYVMNTGKSKDQYPVKQLLVEEPMHTKPEKQIDTKEPQVPKSKLRRMFSDIVEHSKQLFVPPILKFTTISITINFTFHIGYYGLMMWFPEMFNRFDEWSRMNDNAPADICQVTRYVTQYGTHSADATCDSSIRSDVFMESLITVAAAIPSNIFAVLGMDRLGRKFFLVFATFSAGLCSAAMYFVYNKTNNLIVSAIFSSVISCGNASLDCLITEVFPTNLRATGVAVSMVAARLGGIMGNVVIAALLDQYCPAPTFIVAVLLASGGLMCLFLPNTTRQALQ; encoded by the exons ATGGTAGAAACTGACCCGGGGCCCAAACCTCACG ATTGTGATGTAAAAAGGAACCACCAACTAAACGGACCAGGTTCCAAGACTGCAGAACTTG CAGTCGTCCCATCGCTGAAGACACCAGTCAAAGGCGATCCGGAAAAAGGCCCAGTCTCTGAGAAAGCTGACTTCGAGAAAGCTATCGAATTAGCCG GATATGGCCGCTTCCACTACCTGCTACTGGCGGTCTGCGGACTCGTCAGCACGTCCGAGGAGATGGACGTCATCTCCATGTCCTTCATTCTGCCGTCCGCGCAGTGCGACTTAGACCTCACCACGCAGACTAAG GGATGGCTGAACAGCATAATCTTCATCGGCATGATGGCCGGCGCATACGCGTGGGGCTCTGTGGCCGACTCGCTGGGCCGCAAGCGCGTGCTCATCGCCATCTCCGTGATCAACGCGCTTGCTATCGTGGCTTCCTCCTTCAGCCAGAACTACGAGCTCTTCATGTTGTTCCGCTTCATCAACGGAGCTGC ACTCGGAGGCTCAGGTCCCGTCATCTGGTCGTACTTCGCAGAGTTCCAGCCGAAAAACAAGCGCGGAGCTATGTTGAGCTTCATGGCTGCTTTCTGGACGCTCGGCAACCTGTTCGTGGCCGGTCTTGCCTGGGTTATCATCCCCAGCG GAATTGGAGGAGAGACTAACGGCTTCGTGTACAACTCATGGCGTATCTTCTTACTTGTGATGTCTCTACCATCATTCGTCGTCGCCGCACTCCTGTTCCTCTTGCCCGAGTCCCCCAAGTTCCTCATCTCCACCGGCCGCCACGAAGACGCGCTGGAAGTCTTCCGAGGCATCTACGTCATGAACACCGGCAAGAGCAAGGACCAATACCCTGTCAAACAACTCTTGGTAGAAGAACCCATGCACACTAAGCCGGAGAAGCAGATTGACACGAAGGAGCCACAGGTGCCGAAGTCGAAACTAAGGAGGATGTTCAGCGACATTGTGGAGCATAGCAAGCAGTTATTCGTACCGCCCATACTCAAGTTCACGACGATATCCATTACCATCAACTTCACTTTCCATATCGG ATACTACGGACTCATGATGTGGTTCCCTGAAATGTTCAACCGTTTCGATGAGTGGTCAAGAATGAACGACAACGCACCGGCTGACATTTGTCAG GTGACCCGGTACGTGACGCAGTACGGCACGCACTCTGCCGACGCGACGTGCGACTCCAGCATCCGGTCGGACGTGTTCATGGAGTCGCTCATCACCGTGGCCGCCGCCATCCCCTCCAACATATTTGCCGTGCTGGGCATGGACCGGCTCGGACGCAAGTTCTTCCTGG TGTTTGCGACATTCTCGGCCGGGCTGTGCTCTGCGGCCATGTACTTCGTGTACAACAAGACTAACAACCTGATCGTCAGCGCCATCTTCAGCTCCGTCATCTCGTGCGGTAACGCCTCGCTCGACTGCCTCATTACTGAGGTCTTCCCCACCAACTTACG AGCTACTGGCGTGGCGGTATCCATGGTGGCAGCCAGGCTCGGCGGCATCATGGGCAACGTAGTGATCGCGGCGCTGCTGGACCAGTACTGCCCCGCGCCCACCTTCATCGTGGCCGTGCTGCTGGCCAGCGGCGGCCTCATGTGCCTCTTCCTGCCCAACACCACAAGACAGGCGCTGCAGTAA
- the LOC134798681 gene encoding uncharacterized protein LOC134798681 produces the protein MCEQTEINYLDGEVVWVKLGSCWWPGAVIGADKLPPDVLPSFKKPPIAVVKFFQESTYEYVKNINSIYKYNCSRKHDFIKKGLLMYRSKHAHMEKFPEDVIRAETETGGDPDILTSEEFQEAKKESYAGIFGSASKKATTPGRGRGRQPNTPKSTSTAATPIRRVNRDKSDYKVHIIVQGSKTPSQATDASSTPSTSRAGSESETAEEKTPKADKPASTFTTPASTAAGVYPCTLCAFTTTRLNVLILHNKTHSATYTPYTPSPVRKKPAAKPSPKATPNKTPKARKPRKDKPEKEKEKEKEKDKPVKKSQAQKRSTDELPEPVEVKKPKTDEEIKSSLLADWDDMDEDDDKCPDLASSPSAAAASPAEPTPAELPTAPLPAAASKPDDAPAAEKPESSSDSKYEFCEDEDWSLEADAGRKIPRVKNPAKRKERKSISIDEDDVAREVADLLTRTTVPELPAVPEPLTVEQNFPEPSIVKSPDKKAQPIPESSKPTEKVAPEPPPTKAIFKTKTFFRSRHSRSQDAIGKYVAEQLNAERMDVETELNGSEVASSPEARESPPIEPVKVARLAPKIQLKKMKAEAAQLREKEKINMELAAEGKLAANGANSKSDIVSHNLAPPDEKEVESKSHQHNQDVLYPTQEIKPINKETNDSNIQNSLANEIKPIYKNILDKRSEMKESTSNIHELFEKEIKTSNKDKPDKEIHEPITKAFNNIDTEKLDGKLGNDSEKQIDDSNHTERNDLCETPEVAQTPCEQLVEPFMNESTASAVDALLSVSREADRVTKVISDDPPEDLFEDDNKDNGVSNNVNGIDETDKDNVLVENKQIVQEIEQITEETITCEVSLKRTNEHDNDIHNMLTQHVDLNETNTESHNMLTQHVDLNETITESTCNDKIIEVPQISEETTELVSETVVDSIPSESDLQIAEALINLPSTAIQNNASSQHQQNMNLSTHFASGESFQEEVVESINDTKDNDDTMGEARSEDKSVVDNSVEHINESVLPLSSDSLNSRYETEEEKSQNLNAAQSLVEMSECIDHKLKVSESKIPGVDNVHSIDTLNTVQTTVIETNNTVEPKLTPSVSDTSNDLISNTPKFETSSSKLLKILEEPCVPKIISKMPPKQLVVTGKEKILNFDVNKGSIKNKPQSPKQKIIIRRNTPSKNIINSINELSSPDNIILSRTGKTPPEGSAMQTYTIQATPDAPNDANTIIIQQKIRKITKPASKLQKLKQQLSLMAPVNESKPVSEPPAADDTFYDINSMPIVLSDDILTPENIEKMPIVMSDGKIITNPTNPPKLVKTKQIESEKVSMISPSKPELKTLLMNPMPEVSKATTPNILSKSSKLRASKPMLVIDKATGKQKIIMTKADPTVKEIKQSPTKLEPAAPSAAKPGKFIILPTGGSPRPNRTQKIVIDPGTGKAHVLVSKSEPATDNKPVSAKLVPQPADAGPGSTVMIITNAQGTQSRIVLTPEHEKILFPNKQQPKVSQLKTVTHRITTNSPQKTIVTSVAATKTPPPKIVPKTQKSAIITSKGQLIVGGRVATTAQNIAPMPEIRPKQRIIAAEPKKLAQTIQKTSSEPLIFLQQKSGAVMQLTTAQFEHLQRTGQIVQKAPVPENKIVVQKQITIPSNEAIAPAVHKKMRRPATMSPTPAKKLKQEIAIAPAPAPAPAPVPALTPLSHAAPAPAAYSELDNFEELLPSTAIARPPSPSPSPSPAAPVVAPPAPLADGQLLAVPGEHFGGPPGSFYLCVEDNGSLTPIDNRPLVLENNQLVPMTEPAQAPERRDILEAALANSDVFHDPPREDAPFRDLNANVSVHCRVSETSTTLHQPIMTPVEVPSHADAEPAVPSSLEDGLAVIGVTPHTVPTSLELPITVTDPRIAPRVSDPLAMLNVSEPAPQPMSMPLLLEEETVGKSLPILTDEPAGSGSSGSAEETLWSRRLLTPCSDTSEASAEIPLQPAMRLSVDDLARAS, from the exons ATGTGTGAGCAGACTGAAATAAATTACTTGGACGGAGAGGTGGTGTGGGTGAAGCTAGGGTCTTGCTGGTGGCCCGGAGCAGTGATCGGGGCGGACAAGCTCCCCCCAGATGTGCTGCCATCGTTCAAGAAGCCTCCCATAGCAGTCGTCAAGTTCTTTCAGGAAAGCACCTA cgaatatgtgaaaaatatcaattcaattTACAAATACAACTGCAGCCGCAAACATGACTTCATTAAAAAAGGATTGT TAATGTACAGATCCAAGCATGCCCACATGGAAAAGTTCCCCGAAGATGTGATCCGAGCTGAAACCGAGACGGGTGGTGACCCGGATATCTTGACCAGTGAAGAGTTCCAAGAAGCCAAGAAGGAGAGCTATGCGGGCATTTTCGGTAGCGCATCCAAGAAAGCTACGACCCCCG GTAGAGGGAGAGGAAGGCAACCAAACACCCCTAAGAGCACTTCGACTGCAGCTACTCCGATAAGAAGG GTAAATCGAGACAAGAGTGATTACAAGGTACATATCATAGTTCAGGGGTCAAAGACTCCCAGCCAAGCTACCGATGCCTCCTCTACGCCGTCGACGAGCCGCGCGGGGTCGGAATCCGAAACTGCCGAAGAGAAAACTCCCAAAGCAGATAAGCCCGCTTCTACATTTACTACACCGGCCAGCACCGCCGCGGGCGTGTACCCCTGCACTCTGTGCGCGTTCACCACCACGCGCCTCAACGTCTTGATCTTACATAACAAAACACACAGTGCCACATACACACCATACACACCTTCGCCCGTACGCAAGAAACCTGCCGCCAAACCATCCCCCAAGGCCACCCCGAACAAAACGCCGAAAGCGCGGAAACCGCGCAAAGATAAGCCAGAAAAAGAAAAGGAAAAGGAAAAGGAAAAAGATAAACCTGTCAAGAAATCTCAAGCACAAAAACGCTCCACTGACGAGCTCCCGGAACCCGTAGAAGTGAAGAAACCTAAGACTGATGAGGAAATTAAGAGTAGCCTTTTAGCGGATTGGGACGACATGGACGAAGACGACGATAAATGCCCGGACCTGGCGTCGTCGCCCTCGGCGGCCGCCGCCTCGCCCGCCGAGCCCACGCCCGCCGAGCTGCCCACGGCGCCGCTGCCGGCCGCCGCCAGCAAGCCCGACGACGCACCTGCCGCCGAGAAACCGGAATCCTCGAGCGATTCCAAATACGAATTCTGCGAAGATGAAGACTGGTCCTTAGAGGCGGACGCCGGCCGGAAAATACCGCGGGTCAAGAATCCCGCGAAGAGGAAAGAAAGAAAAAGCATCAGCATCGACGAGGATGACGTGGCGAGAGAAGTTGCGGACCTGCTGACTAGAACCACTGTTCCAGAATTGCCTGCGGTGCCTGAACCTTTGACCGTCGAGCAAAATTTTCCTGAGCCTTCTATCGTAAAGTCCCCTGACAAAAAGGCGCAACCGATACCAGAATCTAGTAAACCGACTGAGAAAGTCGCTCCAGAACCACCACCGACGAAAGCAATTTTTAAGACTAAAACATTTTTTCGAAGTCGGCACTCTAGGAGCCAGGATGCAATAGGGAAGTACGTCGCCGAACAGCTGAACGCCGAAAGAATGGACGTGGAAACTGAATTGAACGGTTCAGAAGTGGCGTCGTCTCCTGAAGCTAGAGAGTCTCCTCCGATAGAACCAGTTAAAGTTGCTCGCCTCGCGCCCAAAATACAACTCAAGAAAATGAAAGCCGAAGCGGCACAGTTAagagaaaaagaaaaaataaacatGGAATTAGCCGCGGAGGGTAAACTCGCTGCGAATGGTGCTAATAGTAAGTCAGATATAGTAAGCCACAACTTGGCGCCTCCTGATGAAAAAGAGGTAGAATCTAAGTCACATCAGCACAATCAGGATGTCTTATACCCTACACAAGAAATAAAACCAATTAATAAGGAAACAAACGATAGTAATATACAGAATTCACTtgcaaatgaaataaaaccaatttataaaaatatacttgACAAAAGAAGCGAAATGAAAGAATCTACTAGTAACATACATGAACTTTTTGAAAAAGAAATTAAAACAAGTAATAAAGATAAACCTGATAAAGAAATACATGAACCCATTACAAAAGCATTCAATAATATTGACACCGAAAAACTTGACGGTAAATTAGGTAACGACAGTGAGAAACAAATAGACGATAGTAACCATACAGAAAGAAATGATCTATGCGAAACACCAGAAGTTGCACAAACGCCTTGTGAACAATTGGTTGAACCTTTCATGAATGAATCTACAGCATCCGCTGTAGATGCCCTATTAAGCGTTTCTAGAGAGGCTGACAGGGTTACTAAAGTTATAAGCGACGATCCCCCTGAAGATTTGTTCGAAGATGACAATAAAGATAACGGAGTGAGTAACAATGTCAATGGTATTGACGAAACCGATAAAGACAATGTATTAgtagaaaataaacaaattgtTCAAGAAATAGAGCAAATTACAGAAGAAACCATCACATGTGAAGTTTCCCTAAAACGGACAAATGAGCACGACAATGATATCCACAACATGCTCACTCAACATGTTGACTTAAATGAAACTAATACAGAATCCCACAACATGCTCACCCAACATGTTGACTTAAATGAAACTATTACTGAATCCACATGCAATGATAAAATAATAGAAGTTCCACAAATATCTGAAGAAACTACTGAATTAGTTTCAGAAACAGTAGTTGACTCCATACCATCTGAATCTGACCTGCAAATAGCGGAGGCGCTGATTAATCTTCCATCAACAGCTATACAAAACAATGCATCTAGTCAACATCAACAAAACATGAATTTGTCAACACATTTTGCCAGTGGTGAATCTTTTCAGGAAGAGGTAGTTGAAAGTATAAATGACACTAAAGATAATGATGATACAATGGGGGAAGCGAGATCTGAGGACAAGTCTGTAGTTGACAACTCTGTGGAACACATAAACGAATCTGTACTACCATTAAGTAGCGACAGTCTGAATTCAAGATATGAAACTGAAGAAGAGAAGAGTCAAAATTTAAATGCCGCACAATCTCTAGTTGAAATGTCAGAATGTATCGATCATAAACTTAAAGTTTCTGAATCCAAAATACCTGGAGTAGACAATGTACATTCTATAGATACTTTAAATACTGTGCAGACCACTGTAATAGAAACAAACAATACCGTTGAACCAAAACTTACGCCATCGGTTTCAGACACCAGCAATGATCTAATCAGCAACACGCCTAAATTTGAAACATCATCTTCCAAATTGCTTAAGATTTTAGAAGAACCTTGTGTaccgaaaataatcagtaaaaTGCCACCAAAACAATTAGTGGTAACCGGAAAAGAGAAAATACTTAACTTCGATGTCAACAAAGGTTCCATTAAGAACAAACCTCAATCGCCCAAGCAGAAGATTATTATTCGTCGAAATACGCCTAGCAAAAACATTATCAATAGTATAAACGAGTTGAGTTCACCAGACAACATAATTCTCTCTCGCACCGGCAAGACGCCGCCGGAGGGCTCGGCCATGCAGACCTACACCATCCAGGCCACGCCTGACGCGCCTAACGATGCCAACACCATCATCATCCAACAGAAGATACGGAAAATTACCAAACCTGCCTCTAAATTACAAAAGCTAAAGCAGCAGCTCTCCTTGATGGCTCCAGTCAATGAATCGAAGCCGGTCAGCGAACCACCGGCGGCGGATGACACCTTCTATGATATCAATTCCATGCCCATAGTGCTCTCCGACGACATTCTTACCCCAGAGAATATTGAGAAAATGCCTATCGTTATGTCTGACGGCAAAATCATCACCAACCCCACGAATCCCCCTAAACTCGTCAAAACGAAACAGATCGAAAGCGAAAAAGTCAGCATGATCAGCCCGAGCAAACCCGAACTCAAAACCTTGCTAATGAATCCCATGCCCGAGGTCAGTAAAGCGACCACACCTAACATTTTGTCCAAGTCGTCCAAGCTCAGGGCGTCGAAACCGATGTTAGTCATAGATAAAGCGACCGGAAAACAGAAAATTATTATGACTAAAGCCGACCCTACCGTCAAGGAAATAAAACAGTCTCCCACCAAGTTGGAGCCGGCGGCCCCGAGCGCGGCCAAGCCGGGCAAGTTCATCATCCTGCCCACCGGCGGCTCGCCGCGGCCCAACCGCACGCAGAAGATCGTCATCGACCCCGGCACCGGCAAGGCGCACGTGCTCGTCTCCAAGTCCGAGCCCGCCACCGACAACAAGCCCGTGTCCGCCAAGCTCGTGCCGCAGCCCGCCGACGCCGGCCCCGGCAGCACCGTCATGATCATCACCAACGCGCAGGGCACGCAGTCCCGTATAGTGCTCACCCCCGAGCACGAGAAAATACTCTTCCCCAACAAGCAGCAGCCCAAAGTGTCGCAACTCAAGACCGTTACGCACCGGATAACGACCAACTCCCCCCAGAAAACGATCGTCACGTCGGTGGCGGCCACGAAGACGCCGCCCCCGAAAATAGTCCCAAAAACACAAAAGAGCGCCATCATCACGTCCAAAGGGCAACTGATCGTCGGCGGACGCGTCGCGACCACCGCGCAGAACATAGCGCCTATGCCCGAGATACGGCCCAAGCAGCGGATCATCGCCGCCGAACCGAAGAAACTCGCGCAGACCATCCAGAAGACCTCTTCGGAACCGCTCATCTTTTTGCAGCAGAAATCGGGCGCGGTGATGCAACTCACGACGGCACAGTTCGAGCACCTGCAGCGGACCGGCCAGATCGTGCAGAAGGCCCCCGTCCCCGAGAACAAGATCGTCGTGCAGAAACAGATCACGATCCCGTCCAACGAGGCGATCGCGCCCGCGGTCCACAAGAAGATGAGACGGCCGGCCACGATGTCGCCGACGCCCGCGAAGAAGCTCAAGCAGGAGATAGCGATAGCGCCCGCTCCCGCTCCCGCACCCGCGCCCGTGCCCGCGCTCACGCCGCTGTCgcacgccgcgccggcgccCGCCGCCTACTCCGAGCTCGACAACTTCGAGGAGCTGCTGCCCTCCACCGCCATCGCGcgccccccctccccctccccctccccctcccccgccGCGCCGGTCgtcgcgccgcccgcgccgctcgCAGACGGCCAGCTGCTGGCCGTGCCCGGTGAGCACTTCGGCGGCCCGCCCGGCTCCTTCTACCTGTGCGTCGAGGACAACGGCTCGCTCACGCCCATAGACAACCGGCCGCTCGTGCTTGAGAACAACCAGCTGGTGCCGATGACGGAGCCGGCGCAGGCGCCCGAGCGGCGCGATATCCTCGAGGCGGCGCTGGCCAACAGCGACGTGTTCCACGACCCGCCGCGCGAGGACGCGCCCTTCCGCGACCTGAACGCGAACGTGTCCGTGCACTGCCGTGTGTCGGAGACGAGCACGACGCTGCACCAGCCGATCATGACGCCGGTGGAGGTGCCGTCGCACGCGGACGCGGAGCCGGCCGTGCCGAGCTCGCTGGAGGACGGGCTGGCGGTGATCGGCGTGACGCCGCATACGGTGCCGACGTCGCTGGAGCTGCCCATCACGGTGACCGACCCGCGCATCGCGCCTCGCGTGTCGGACCCGCTGGCGATGCTGAACGTGAGCGAGCCGGCACCACAACCCATGTCGATGCCGCTGCTGCTGGAGGAGGAGACGGTGGGCAAGTCGCTGCCGATCCTGACGGACGAGCCGGCGGGGTCGGGGTCGTCGGGCTCGGCGGAGGAGACGCTGTGGTCGCGGCGGCTGCTCACGCCGTGCTCGGACACGTCGGAGGCGTCGGCCGAGATCCCGCTGCAGCCCGCCATGCGCCTCTCCGTCGACGACCTGGCGCGGGCCAGCTAG